A region of Chelonia mydas isolate rCheMyd1 chromosome 7, rCheMyd1.pri.v2, whole genome shotgun sequence DNA encodes the following proteins:
- the LOC122466530 gene encoding uncharacterized protein F54H12.2-like — translation MGSGTEGFKLRILSASLFVNKVWVAPSVRLGHAEALLTVNAKYAVDRVGMKVFSIPAGSRVSNQENLFLGQLPKMLVLGFVDNDALSGNYAKNPFHFKHYDINFVALYVDGEQIPTKPLQPDFEAGRCVKEYMNLAQTAGKHMKDRSLLIDREEFAQGYTMFAFDLSPDQECADHYFLIKTGNLRAEIRFGKALTITVNMIVCGVFDNVIEINQRRNVLFDYM, via the coding sequence ATGGGCAGCGGAACCGAAGGCTTTAAACTACGCATTCTATCAGCATCCCTTTTTGTGAACAAAGTATGGGTGGCCCCGAGCGTTCGTCTGGGGCATGCCGAGGCCCTGCTTACCGTTAATGCCAAATACGCCGTGGACcgtgtgggaatgaaagtgtttagcatccCTGCGGGCAGCAGGGTCAGTAACCAGGAGAACCTGTTCTTGGGACAGTTACCCAAAATGCTTGTCCTGGGGTTCGTGGATAACGATGCCTTAAGCGGAAATTacgctaaaaatccctttcattttaagcattacgatattaattttgtggccttgtatGTGGACGGTGAGCAGATACCGACCAAGCCTCTGCAACCAGACTTCGAGGCAGGACGCTGCGTGAAAGAATACATGAATCTGGCACAGACGGCCggtaaacacatgaaagatcgttctctgttaatcgaccgtgaggagtttgcacagggttacaccaTGTTTGCCTTTGACCTGTCCCCCGACCAGGAATGCGCTGATCACTATTTCCTGATTAAAACCGGGAACCTAAGAGCAGAAATTCGTTTTGGGAAGGCTTTAACCATTACCGTCAATATGATCGTGTGTGGGGTTTTTGACAACGTCATagagataaatcagaggagaaatgttctgtttgactaCATGTGA